ATCATCCAGCACTTTCCGGCCTGTCCTCCTGGCAGATTGTTTTAAACCCAGCGGGCTTAAAGCCGCTGGGTTTATCAGTTATTTTTTAGGCGATATTACAATTTTCCGGTACGGTTCTTCCCCTTCACTGAAAGTGTATATGTCGTCTCTTCCCTGCAGGGCCGTGTGAATGATTCTCCTTTCCTGAGAGTTCATCGGTTCCAGAACCACATTCCGGCCTCTTTGCTTGGCCTTGTCAGCAAGTTTTAAGGCCAGTTTTTGCAGGGTTTCCTCCCTTCTGCTGCGGTACCCTTCGATATCGATAATTATCTTCTTTCTTACCTCCTGGTTTTTGTTTGCCGACAGATTTACAAGATATTGCAGGGCTTCCATGGTCTCTCCCCGCCGGCCGATCAACACACCCATTTCAGGCCCCCTAAGGTTTATTACCACTTCCCTTTCGTTTTCCTGAAGGCTCATTTCCACCTGTATATTCATTGCTTCGAATA
The window above is part of the Pelotomaculum thermopropionicum SI genome. Proteins encoded here:
- the Jag gene encoding predicted RNA binding protein, whose translation is MKAIEKSGKTVEEAVELALKDLGVTRKDVEVEVIEEPSKGIFGILGVKPARVRVLLREGPLQKAEKFLKSVFEAMNIQVEMSLQENEREVVINLRGPEMGVLIGRRGETMEALQYLVNLSANKNQEVRKKIIIDIEGYRSRREETLQKLALKLADKAKQRGRNVVLEPMNSQERRIIHTALQGRDDIYTFSEGEEPYRKIVISPKK